The Pseudomonas cucumis sequence GATTTCCAGTCGGGGTTCACCCCCGGCACTATCGGTTTCGGGGTCGACGCATTGGGCCTGCTGGGTGTCAAACTCGATTCCGGGCGTGGCCGCAGTGGCACCGGTCTGTTGCCGGTACACGATGACGGCCGCGCCGCCGATGAGTTTGCCAGTGCCGGGGCTGCGGCCAAGGTCAAACTGGCCAAGACCACCCTCAAATACGGCACTCTGCTGCCCAAAACGCCGGTACTGATCTACAACGATGCGCGTTTGCTGCCGCAGACCTACGAGGGTGGACAAGTCACCAGCACCGATATCGAAAACCTGACCCTGACTGGCGGTCATCTGGACCGATTCAAACTTCGCGATTCGACCGATAGCGTGTCGATTGTTCCTGACGGTTATTCAGGCGACAAAGGTGGCGATTTCAACTACGCCGGTGGTGATTACAAACTCGGCAAGAACACCCGTCTGAGTTACTTCTACGGTGAACTGGAAAACTTCTATCGCCAGAACTTTGCCGGCATCCAGCACGATCTGCCATTGGGTCCCGGGGTGTTGACCGGCGACTTGCGCTATTTCAACAGCCATGACGCGGGCCGTGCCTACGCCTCGAAAATCGATAACGACATGCTCAGCGGTCAGCTGACCTACGCGGTGGCGGGGCACACCTTTGGCGGCGGTTATCAACAACTCAGCGGTGACGCCGGGCTGCCGTACATCAGCGGTGCGACGGTGTACTCGTTCAGCAACGTCGGCATCGGCAAGTTCATCGAAGAGGACGAGAAGACCTGGATGCTCAGCTACGGTTACGACTTTGCGCCGATGGGCATGCCCGGGCTGACGTTCATGACCCGCTATCTCAAAGGCAACGACGGCAAGTCCGACACCAACATCAAAGAGTCCGAACGCGACACGGAACTGGCTTATGTGGTCCAGAGCGGCACGTTCAAGGGGGTTGGCGTGAAGCTGCGCAACTATGTCTACCGCTCGGACTTCGCGCGTGGACGTGACAGCAACCGGATCTATTTCACTTACGACATTGCTCTCTGGTAACGGCGCCGGAAGGTGCTCGCAGCAGGCTGCGGGCGCCTTTTCAGTTAGCAGTCCAGGTCGCGCGACGAAGGAAACCGGATATGTCATTTAAACGAAAAATACTG is a genomic window containing:
- a CDS encoding OprD family porin; this encodes MTHFLTRGAFLPLLGVLPMATAGASDFIDDSKLKLQLRNVYFNENFRDEHGLSARSARTAKSERTEWAQGFLLDFQSGFTPGTIGFGVDALGLLGVKLDSGRGRSGTGLLPVHDDGRAADEFASAGAAAKVKLAKTTLKYGTLLPKTPVLIYNDARLLPQTYEGGQVTSTDIENLTLTGGHLDRFKLRDSTDSVSIVPDGYSGDKGGDFNYAGGDYKLGKNTRLSYFYGELENFYRQNFAGIQHDLPLGPGVLTGDLRYFNSHDAGRAYASKIDNDMLSGQLTYAVAGHTFGGGYQQLSGDAGLPYISGATVYSFSNVGIGKFIEEDEKTWMLSYGYDFAPMGMPGLTFMTRYLKGNDGKSDTNIKESERDTELAYVVQSGTFKGVGVKLRNYVYRSDFARGRDSNRIYFTYDIALW